A genomic window from Algoriphagus sp. Y33 includes:
- a CDS encoding efflux RND transporter permease subunit: MSLTELSIKRALLISTVFIGLIIFGIIGYTNLNYNLLPSFSAGVVTINTVFPGASPSEVQSKLTKPIEEAISTVEGIDLVTSSSLLNVSSIQVNLKPGVSDILTQQDIERKINQIKSTLPEGVEEPSVNRVNTDNFAILNLSVTATIADKELYELIDRDIKPKLSGVKGVGQINIIGGQSKEIKIELDNAKLQMYQLSAKQVFQVVLANSISIPGGNISNEQENLSITIDAGYSSIGLLPQLIVKDKGNGSRVLLSDVATVSDGQEKIATLNRINGKPGIGLQIFKTNDANAVEVSKEVKQKLAELVKTHKSVGFQFEIASDQSVYTLESANSVIHDLMLAVLIVGFVMLLFLHSLRSAFFVLIAIPAAMIPTFIVMYVLGFSLNLMTLLALSLVVGILVDDSIVVLENIFRHMEMGKNKEKAALEGRNEIGFTALAITLVDVVVFLPMALAGGLIGNLLREFATVVVVSTLMSLLVAFTLTPMMASRFARLEQLSAGSLWGRTILAFESYLNKMADAYSHLLHWILHRKRYFFILVVLLLLGSVSLVPAGFIGGSFAGQSDRGELAIQLETAPDMPIRQTNLLVAEAEKMMLQHPEVKTVYSLVGTQTGAKGSSENLAELSVTLIDKKKRELTSDEFGLIARNEIEKIPGIQVTVIPTNITGTVISPIQISVKGKDPDSLFKAASIVRDIVSKTAGSDYVRFSTKGAVKQIQIIPDREKIAMLGLSLADVTQSIQLAFNGNNKIELGSGDNTYQVNVAISDADKQSMEAVRNLSLTSSGGKLVKLGQVAHVQEVLGQAILQRTDRENSITITSAAVGRPSGTIVDDIRKELQSTPLPANTEISYQGDAKNQDSAFGSLGFALAIAILLVYMVLVCLYESLVYPFVVIFSVPVALIGALLAIALTMDELTVFTIIGIIMLLGLVTKNGILIVDFANQLKNVGKGTVEALIMAGKERLRPIIMTTFSMILGMLPLALSQSPGSEFKNGMAWVLIGGLTSSFLLTLFLVPSVYLVVDTIQAKISRSKYKIGSSWHPTGPSIEDTHQ, encoded by the coding sequence AATTATCCATCAAGCGGGCACTGCTGATTTCTACTGTCTTTATAGGCCTGATAATATTTGGCATTATTGGTTATACTAATCTTAACTACAACTTATTGCCGAGCTTCTCGGCAGGAGTGGTGACGATCAATACGGTATTTCCCGGTGCATCTCCGAGCGAAGTGCAAAGCAAGCTTACAAAACCTATTGAGGAGGCAATCAGCACCGTGGAAGGCATCGATTTGGTTACTTCCAGCTCGCTGTTGAATGTTTCGTCCATACAGGTGAATCTGAAGCCGGGTGTTTCGGATATCCTCACTCAACAAGACATTGAGCGGAAGATAAACCAGATCAAGTCAACACTTCCCGAGGGGGTAGAGGAGCCGTCCGTAAATCGTGTGAATACCGACAACTTTGCTATTCTGAACCTTTCTGTTACCGCGACTATTGCAGACAAAGAGTTGTATGAGCTGATTGATAGGGACATCAAGCCTAAATTAAGTGGGGTAAAGGGCGTGGGCCAAATCAATATTATCGGAGGGCAGTCCAAGGAAATAAAGATTGAACTTGACAATGCCAAACTCCAGATGTACCAGTTATCTGCCAAGCAGGTTTTCCAGGTGGTACTAGCAAATTCCATCTCCATCCCAGGGGGGAATATTAGCAATGAACAGGAGAATCTTTCGATTACTATTGATGCAGGTTACTCTAGCATTGGGCTTTTGCCACAACTGATAGTGAAAGATAAAGGAAATGGAAGCCGGGTATTGCTTTCTGACGTAGCAACTGTCAGTGATGGCCAGGAGAAAATCGCTACACTCAATAGAATAAATGGTAAGCCGGGGATCGGCCTACAAATTTTCAAGACCAACGACGCCAATGCGGTTGAAGTCAGTAAGGAAGTGAAGCAGAAATTGGCCGAGTTAGTCAAGACCCACAAGTCCGTCGGGTTTCAATTTGAAATCGCTTCTGACCAGTCAGTGTATACACTGGAATCCGCCAACTCGGTGATACACGATTTAATGCTGGCAGTGTTGATCGTTGGTTTTGTCATGCTACTGTTCCTACACAGCTTACGTAGCGCTTTTTTTGTACTGATAGCCATTCCTGCTGCTATGATTCCCACCTTTATTGTCATGTATGTTCTGGGGTTTTCCCTTAACCTGATGACGTTACTCGCACTTTCCCTGGTAGTTGGTATACTAGTTGATGACAGCATTGTGGTTCTAGAGAATATTTTCCGCCATATGGAAATGGGGAAAAATAAGGAGAAGGCGGCCCTGGAGGGACGTAATGAGATCGGATTTACAGCCCTTGCCATTACACTTGTCGATGTGGTGGTATTTTTACCTATGGCATTAGCCGGTGGGTTGATCGGTAATCTTCTTCGTGAGTTTGCCACGGTCGTAGTAGTCTCTACCCTGATGAGCCTCTTAGTCGCATTTACCCTCACACCAATGATGGCATCGCGTTTTGCCAGACTGGAGCAACTTTCTGCGGGTAGCCTTTGGGGCAGGACGATCCTTGCCTTTGAGAGCTATCTGAATAAAATGGCGGATGCCTATAGTCATTTGCTCCATTGGATTCTGCACCGTAAAAGATATTTCTTTATCCTGGTTGTTTTACTGCTGCTAGGTTCTGTCTCCCTTGTTCCGGCAGGATTTATCGGGGGCTCTTTCGCAGGTCAATCCGACAGGGGTGAACTTGCCATCCAGCTAGAAACTGCCCCAGATATGCCGATCCGGCAAACTAACCTATTGGTCGCCGAAGCAGAGAAAATGATGCTCCAGCATCCTGAAGTGAAGACCGTCTATAGCCTGGTGGGAACGCAGACAGGGGCAAAGGGCAGTTCAGAAAACCTGGCTGAGCTTTCAGTAACACTTATTGACAAGAAGAAGCGTGAGCTTACTTCAGACGAGTTTGGCCTGATTGCCCGCAACGAAATAGAAAAAATTCCGGGCATTCAGGTTACAGTTATCCCTACTAATATCACGGGCACAGTGATTTCACCGATCCAGATTTCCGTAAAAGGGAAAGACCCGGACAGTCTGTTCAAAGCCGCATCAATAGTCAGGGATATCGTGTCCAAAACTGCCGGTTCGGATTATGTAAGGTTCAGTACCAAGGGAGCGGTAAAGCAAATACAAATTATCCCCGACCGGGAAAAGATCGCAATGCTTGGATTGTCGTTGGCAGATGTAACTCAAAGCATCCAGCTGGCCTTTAATGGTAATAATAAGATCGAATTGGGAAGTGGAGACAATACCTACCAGGTGAATGTAGCGATCAGTGATGCTGACAAGCAGAGTATGGAGGCAGTGAGGAATCTATCCTTAACTAGCAGTGGAGGCAAATTAGTAAAGCTTGGGCAGGTTGCACATGTTCAGGAGGTTTTAGGACAAGCCATTTTACAAAGGACCGATCGGGAAAATTCGATTACTATCACTTCAGCTGCTGTCGGGCGTCCATCGGGAACGATTGTGGATGATATCCGAAAGGAGCTGCAGTCCACCCCTTTGCCAGCCAATACTGAAATCAGTTACCAAGGTGATGCGAAAAATCAGGATAGTGCTTTCGGAAGCCTCGGTTTTGCCCTGGCTATTGCTATACTCCTGGTTTACATGGTGTTGGTATGTCTTTATGAGAGCCTAGTGTATCCATTTGTAGTGATTTTTTCCGTACCTGTCGCGTTGATTGGGGCATTGTTGGCGATTGCATTAACGATGGACGAACTTACCGTTTTTACCATCATTGGGATCATTATGTTACTTGGGCTGGTAACCAAGAATGGTATACTGATCGTAGATTTTGCCAATCAATTGAAAAATGTTGGTAAAGGCACTGTGGAGGCATTAATCATGGCAGGAAAGGAACGTCTGCGCCCCATTATTATGACCACATTCTCCATGATACTGGGTATGCTTCCACTTGCATTATCACAAAGCCCAGGCTCTGAATTCAAAAATGGGATGGCCTGGGTCCTGATCGGTGGGCTGACCAGTTCATTCCTCCTTACCCTATTTCTTGTCCCCTCAGTCTATTTGGTGGTAGATACGATCCAAGCAAAGATTTCGCGATCAAAATATAAGATAGGTTCATCCTGGCATCCCACAGGTCCCTCCATAGAAGATACGCATCAATAA
- a CDS encoding DUF6268 family outer membrane beta-barrel protein has translation MYTKFKYLLPLALLATMTEVSAQVLKLAGVDYLYYPKVRLNDDGSSLQVSFQELNSYINIPMKLKNDRTFLVNGVQFSLLEATSFSDSSTNEYKQKFYKLSYSFMVIHRLTEKWVLISRFSPTLASDFGDKLNSDDFLMQGFLLANKQINQKLMAGGGLIYTTRLGKPMLLPGLQLKYEHGRHQFFTFLPATIDYNYRLTREEKLWVGFKTVLNGANFNSSVDNFYGSIPVDRLNYVVANFGPTVRYRFAKIVQLEIFGGFNAMRRYRFEDGHSTVHTYSSQSSSSFSVGLTIVPPTKKSASQNQE, from the coding sequence ATGTATACAAAATTTAAGTATTTACTCCCCTTGGCACTCCTGGCAACAATGACAGAAGTTTCAGCCCAGGTTTTAAAATTGGCGGGCGTAGACTATTTATACTATCCGAAAGTCAGACTAAATGACGATGGCAGCAGCCTGCAGGTATCTTTTCAGGAATTAAATAGCTATATCAATATTCCTATGAAACTCAAAAATGATAGAACCTTCCTAGTAAACGGGGTACAATTCAGTTTATTAGAGGCAACATCCTTCTCGGATAGTAGTACTAATGAGTATAAGCAAAAATTTTATAAGCTCTCCTATTCCTTTATGGTCATTCATCGTCTTACCGAAAAATGGGTGCTGATAAGCCGCTTCTCACCCACACTGGCGAGTGACTTTGGTGACAAACTGAACAGCGATGACTTCCTGATGCAGGGATTTCTCCTGGCGAACAAACAAATTAATCAAAAGCTTATGGCCGGAGGAGGGTTGATTTACACCACACGTCTTGGAAAACCAATGTTATTACCGGGCTTGCAGCTGAAATATGAACATGGTAGGCATCAATTCTTTACATTTTTACCGGCAACCATTGATTATAACTACCGACTAACCCGGGAGGAGAAACTCTGGGTTGGCTTTAAGACGGTGCTGAACGGAGCTAACTTTAATTCAAGTGTTGACAATTTTTACGGATCGATTCCGGTCGACCGTTTGAACTATGTTGTCGCAAACTTTGGCCCAACTGTGCGCTATCGTTTTGCTAAAATAGTACAACTCGAAATCTTTGGTGGTTTTAACGCCATGCGAAGATACCGGTTTGAGGACGGGCACAGCACGGTTCATACATACAGTTCACAAAGTAGCAGCAGTTTCAGTGTGGGTTTGACTATTGTTCCTCCAACAAAAAAATCCGCGTCTCAAAATCAAGAATAG
- a CDS encoding AraC family transcriptional regulator: protein MAYFVKTVGLDEEMITRYVKYQSVKPDNSLSDFVESFWMLHNPNDSDKQVVVLPDGRVDVFFTESATDAFHITLLGIGTNPVHSTIKANRTTFAISFKPLAAEYLLKENISDLLNKGKNVSDDFWDFSSSDLLDFKVFCQKATQKIKSLVPNELDSKKQKLFELIYNSNGAMTVEELSERVFWSSRQINRYFSRQYGIPLKAYCNILRFRASFQHIKEGKLFPEQNFADQAHFIKEVKKLAGVSPKQLAQNQNDRFIQFSTLPEK, encoded by the coding sequence GTGGCTTATTTTGTAAAAACAGTGGGACTTGATGAGGAGATGATCACACGATATGTAAAATATCAATCTGTAAAACCTGACAATTCACTATCCGACTTTGTAGAGAGTTTTTGGATGTTACATAACCCAAATGACAGCGACAAACAAGTTGTCGTTTTACCTGATGGGAGAGTTGATGTATTTTTTACTGAATCAGCAACCGATGCTTTTCACATTACACTTCTAGGAATAGGAACAAACCCTGTACATTCTACAATTAAAGCTAATAGAACAACCTTTGCAATAAGTTTTAAACCACTTGCGGCAGAATATTTATTGAAAGAGAATATTTCAGACTTATTGAACAAGGGAAAAAATGTATCTGATGACTTTTGGGATTTTAGCTCATCAGATCTCTTAGATTTTAAAGTATTCTGCCAAAAAGCAACGCAAAAAATCAAATCACTAGTACCAAATGAATTAGACAGCAAAAAACAAAAATTGTTTGAATTGATATACAATTCAAATGGGGCAATGACGGTGGAGGAACTTTCTGAAAGGGTTTTTTGGAGCAGCCGCCAAATCAACCGTTATTTCAGCAGGCAATATGGCATTCCATTAAAAGCCTACTGCAATATTCTCCGGTTCAGAGCGTCATTTCAACATATCAAAGAGGGCAAACTTTTTCCGGAACAAAACTTTGCTGACCAAGCCCATTTTATTAAAGAAGTAAAAAAGTTGGCAGGAGTAAGCCCTAAACAATTAGCACAAAACCAAAACGACCGATTTATACAATTTTCAACCTTACCTGAGAAGTAA
- a CDS encoding NAD(P)/FAD-dependent oxidoreductase produces MNIKDKKIAIVGGGPGGLTLARLLQQGGGNVTVYERDINKDARVQGANLDLHEESGLAALKKANLLDAFYANYLPDAGKLRIMDNNGNIHIDDHAEAYGAEHRPEIDRGPLRKILLESLQPNTVVWDSQFVSMEKENDGWNLLFKNEKEYYADIVIGADGANSKIRPYLSDIKPVYSGVTIIEGNIYDAEKNAPSIFKLLKGGKIFAFGNEQSIILSTKGDGSIAFYTGEKVNTNWVKECGINFENLADVKKWFETNFSNWDSIYHELFATSKMTIVPRPLYHYHSDQHWSTQSNLTIIGDAAHRMPPYAGEGVNMAMLDALELSEGLLHAENIKSALENYETRMFERAKEVTAITMQNTVEMHGPKGLQYILDMFVSLR; encoded by the coding sequence ATGAATATCAAAGACAAAAAAATTGCAATTGTCGGTGGTGGCCCAGGTGGCTTAACATTGGCAAGACTTTTACAGCAAGGTGGTGGTAACGTAACGGTGTACGAACGGGACATCAACAAAGATGCCCGGGTTCAAGGTGCCAATCTTGACTTACACGAAGAATCGGGTTTAGCAGCACTTAAAAAAGCGAATCTTTTGGATGCATTTTACGCTAATTATTTACCTGATGCGGGGAAGCTAAGAATAATGGACAATAATGGAAATATTCATATAGATGACCATGCGGAAGCGTATGGTGCAGAACACCGTCCTGAAATTGACAGAGGCCCTTTAAGAAAAATTTTATTGGAATCCTTACAACCCAATACCGTTGTTTGGGATAGTCAATTCGTTTCAATGGAAAAGGAAAATGATGGTTGGAATTTGCTTTTCAAAAATGAAAAAGAATATTACGCTGACATTGTAATCGGAGCGGATGGCGCTAATTCCAAAATCAGACCTTACTTAAGTGACATAAAACCGGTTTATTCAGGTGTTACTATTATTGAAGGAAATATTTATGATGCAGAGAAAAACGCACCGAGTATTTTCAAACTGCTTAAAGGTGGAAAAATATTTGCGTTTGGAAATGAACAATCAATTATTTTAAGCACCAAAGGCGATGGAAGTATTGCATTTTATACAGGCGAAAAAGTAAATACAAATTGGGTGAAAGAATGTGGAATCAATTTTGAAAATTTGGCAGATGTTAAAAAATGGTTCGAGACAAATTTTTCAAATTGGGATTCAATTTACCACGAACTGTTTGCAACAAGTAAAATGACTATTGTGCCAAGACCATTGTATCATTATCATTCAGACCAACATTGGTCAACTCAAAGCAATCTAACCATCATTGGCGATGCAGCCCATCGAATGCCGCCCTATGCAGGCGAAGGTGTAAATATGGCCATGCTTGATGCGTTGGAATTAAGCGAAGGGTTACTTCATGCAGAAAATATAAAATCGGCTTTGGAAAACTACGAAACCAGAATGTTTGAAAGAGCAAAAGAAGTTACCGCAATCACTATGCAAAATACAGTTGAGATGCATGGACCCAAAGGATTGCAATACATCCTTGATATGTTTGTATCCCTTCGATAA
- a CDS encoding bifunctional 2-polyprenyl-6-hydroxyphenol methylase/3-demethylubiquinol 3-O-methyltransferase UbiG produces the protein MTEFWEQAFKQKQEMWGLEPAKSAVLTKDFFVEQQIKNVLIPGIGYGRNAQIFIDSGITVTGIEISRTAIDLAEKHFGKDLNIYHGSVTEMPFDNKLFDGIFCYGLIYLLDKDERKKLIQDCFSQLTENGCMVFTAITKDAQTYGQGTQISKDRFEMFGGVKIFFYDKETLQEEFGNVGLFEVTEVTENYPFHLIKCRKTRMK, from the coding sequence ATGACAGAATTTTGGGAACAAGCATTTAAGCAAAAGCAAGAAATGTGGGGGTTAGAACCCGCAAAATCTGCTGTTTTGACAAAAGATTTTTTTGTTGAGCAACAGATAAAAAATGTGCTAATTCCGGGGATTGGCTACGGACGAAACGCACAGATTTTTATAGATAGCGGAATAACCGTTACAGGAATTGAAATTTCGCGGACCGCCATTGATTTAGCTGAGAAACATTTTGGGAAGGACTTGAATATTTATCACGGTTCGGTAACAGAAATGCCTTTTGACAACAAATTGTTTGACGGAATATTTTGTTACGGATTAATTTACTTGTTGGACAAAGACGAAAGAAAAAAACTTATCCAAGACTGTTTCAGCCAATTGACTGAAAACGGGTGTATGGTTTTTACAGCAATTACTAAGGATGCCCAAACTTATGGACAAGGGACACAAATAAGTAAAGACCGATTTGAAATGTTTGGTGGAGTTAAAATTTTCTTTTACGACAAGGAAACCCTGCAAGAAGAATTTGGGAACGTAGGACTTTTTGAAGTAACAGAAGTGACCGAAAATTATCCTTTTCACCTAATAAAGTGTAGAAAGACAAGAATGAAATGA
- a CDS encoding PDDEXK nuclease domain-containing protein, translating to MTEPVKELELENRLIAKIRASILELGKGFSFIGNQYRLEYNGKEYFVDMLSGLISQILKFSIFEVWVQKKISLLHR from the coding sequence ATTACAGAACCAGTCAAGGAATTGGAGCTTGAAAACCGTTTGATCGCTAAGATTAGGGCTTCTATACTTGAGCTAGGTAAAGGATTTAGCTTTATTGGCAATCAGTATAGGCTGGAGTACAACGGAAAGGAATATTTTGTGGATATGCTTTCCGGCTTGATTTCTCAAATTTTAAAATTTAGTATCTTTGAGGTATGGGTACAAAAAAAGATAAGCTTACTGCACAGATAG
- a CDS encoding zeta toxin family protein, translating to MLRCLRSLTNGKTQLLVIAGCNGAGKSSYSRILSPEGIAVFGYDKHFLEIYSSIIPTDFQDQMAHNMTFQKLETQIDQAIDAGKSFAYETNFNSDPLHWPLIFKAKGYAVNMIYFCLNSVEEAQKRVAIRVENGGHFVPDSEIISFWSRLLMPGIFSFFGQNTSTIEGSIASFLVIVFTASILSWAISINFAKSLSLIASSFFFINRI from the coding sequence ATCCTAAGGTGTCTCCGCAGTTTAACTAATGGAAAAACCCAGCTTTTGGTTATTGCGGGATGCAACGGAGCGGGTAAATCTTCTTATTCACGCATCCTATCTCCTGAAGGGATAGCCGTTTTTGGTTATGATAAGCATTTCCTCGAAATCTACTCCTCGATAATCCCTACAGATTTCCAGGATCAGATGGCACATAATATGACTTTCCAAAAGCTTGAGACGCAAATCGATCAGGCTATTGATGCCGGAAAGTCTTTTGCCTACGAGACTAACTTCAATTCTGACCCATTACACTGGCCATTGATTTTTAAAGCCAAAGGGTATGCGGTTAATATGATTTATTTCTGCTTGAATTCTGTAGAAGAAGCCCAGAAAAGAGTGGCGATCAGAGTTGAGAATGGTGGACACTTTGTGCCAGACAGTGAAATTATTTCCTTTTGGAGTAGGCTTTTAATGCCTGGTATATTCTCCTTTTTTGGTCAAAATACCAGCACCATTGAGGGTTCGATAGCTTCCTTCTTGGTCATCGTTTTTACCGCTTCAATTCTTTCTTGGGCAATCTCCATCAATTTTGCAAAATCCTTGTCGCTCATAGCATCCTCCTTTTTCTTTATTAATAGAATTTAA
- a CDS encoding transposase: MSDRSRRTFDKAFKLMAVELHKSGKSSNEIGRELGIAGDMVRRWSREFASTGASSFTGNGKPVLTVEQREIAELKKELKEAQIERDILKKAVSIFSKSDNKYSGS, encoded by the coding sequence ATGAGTGACAGATCAAGAAGAACTTTCGACAAGGCCTTTAAATTGATGGCAGTTGAACTACACAAAAGCGGTAAATCCTCCAATGAGATCGGCAGGGAATTAGGTATTGCCGGTGACATGGTCAGGCGGTGGAGCCGGGAATTTGCATCAACGGGAGCGTCCAGTTTCACAGGCAATGGGAAACCGGTTTTGACTGTTGAGCAGCGCGAAATAGCCGAATTAAAGAAGGAACTAAAAGAAGCGCAGATCGAACGGGATATCTTAAAAAAGGCTGTAAGCATCTTTTCCAAGAGCGACAACAAATATTCAGGTTCATGA
- a CDS encoding IS3 family transposase — MKDYQAEFAVEKMCKVFCVSRSAYYAWLSRKPSKRAFGNQVLKAAIQELHQQTKSRLGSPKMRIELKDRGILVSRPRVARLMKQLGLRSIICNKFKVSTTDSNHGPL, encoded by the coding sequence ATGAAAGACTACCAAGCGGAATTTGCTGTTGAGAAGATGTGTAAAGTTTTCTGTGTATCAAGAAGTGCCTATTATGCCTGGCTAAGCAGAAAACCTTCTAAAAGAGCCTTTGGGAATCAGGTTTTGAAAGCCGCTATCCAAGAACTGCATCAACAGACCAAATCTCGCCTGGGGAGTCCCAAAATGAGGATAGAACTCAAGGATCGGGGAATCCTTGTTTCCAGACCCAGGGTAGCCAGACTGATGAAACAGCTGGGCCTGCGCAGCATTATCTGCAATAAATTCAAGGTGTCGACCACAGATTCGAATCATGGGCCGCTTTAG
- a CDS encoding nuclear transport factor 2 family protein produces the protein MQIKETAEKYFNAMVVGNFDEMTKLKTPDCVYWLSGEGSWPFGGYQSLENQGELWGTVAERFPRGMNITLRSITADDERAALYVHIQGTRKDGRIYENNVMLLLTFKDGLISGLYEYLDTIMVNELFCGPMDDVK, from the coding sequence ATGCAAATAAAAGAAACCGCAGAAAAATATTTCAATGCAATGGTGGTCGGAAACTTCGATGAAATGACCAAATTAAAAACGCCTGATTGTGTTTATTGGCTGAGTGGCGAGGGATCATGGCCGTTTGGGGGGTACCAGTCCTTAGAAAACCAAGGGGAATTATGGGGCACCGTGGCGGAACGCTTCCCTAGAGGGATGAACATCACGCTCCGGTCTATTACCGCAGATGATGAGCGGGCAGCACTTTACGTCCATATTCAGGGAACGCGAAAGGATGGGCGCATTTACGAAAACAATGTGATGCTGCTTTTAACATTTAAGGATGGCTTAATCAGTGGGCTTTATGAATATTTGGATACCATTATGGTCAATGAATTATTCTGTGGCCCGATGGATGATGTAAAGTAA
- a CDS encoding TetR/AcrR family transcriptional regulator, with amino-acid sequence MDKKEKLLQTALELFVSQGFNDTPTSKIAKEAGIATGTLFYFFPTKDELIISLYLKLKGQAAESIHLALAEAKSTKEVVKTYYEESLKWSLRNPKEFLFLAQFSNSPYLKKIGADEISAQTAPVLQLFRLAIEEQKIADIDVNLLYALISNQVFGVNQYLSSSQFTKKEQHRIIEDTFSMFWKMIER; translated from the coding sequence ATGGATAAAAAGGAAAAACTACTTCAAACCGCATTGGAATTATTTGTATCACAAGGATTTAATGATACACCGACTAGTAAGATTGCAAAAGAGGCAGGTATAGCAACAGGGACTTTGTTTTATTTTTTTCCGACAAAAGATGAGTTGATCATTTCACTTTACCTAAAATTAAAGGGGCAGGCAGCAGAAAGTATACATCTTGCACTGGCTGAAGCTAAATCAACAAAGGAAGTCGTCAAAACTTATTATGAAGAATCGCTTAAATGGTCGCTCCGTAATCCCAAGGAGTTTTTGTTTCTGGCGCAGTTCTCCAATTCTCCCTATCTGAAAAAAATTGGGGCTGATGAAATTTCTGCTCAGACAGCACCTGTATTACAACTTTTTAGGTTGGCTATCGAGGAGCAAAAGATCGCTGATATTGATGTGAATTTATTGTACGCTTTGATCAGCAATCAGGTATTTGGTGTGAATCAATACCTTTCCTCAAGTCAATTCACCAAAAAAGAACAGCACCGCATCATTGAGGATACATTCTCTATGTTTTGGAAAATGATTGAGCGCTGA
- a CDS encoding NAD-dependent epimerase/dehydratase family protein has protein sequence MKIIITGATGMIGEGVLLASLDHPDITGVLMVNRRASPLAHPKLSELIVKDFTDLASHSDQLMGYDGCFYCAGISSFGMDEDKYNHITFYTTIMFAKELANVNPNMVFFYLSGVYADSTEKGRIMWARIKGKTENALNELNFKAAYSFRPGFIIPMKAQKNVRPIYKGLKLIYPFVFPNKILTYDEIGIALVRILTLGYSATSLEIEDLKLIAKQAELDE, from the coding sequence ATGAAAATAATAATAACAGGAGCCACAGGAATGATTGGGGAAGGTGTTTTACTGGCTTCTCTTGATCATCCGGATATTACCGGCGTATTGATGGTGAATAGAAGAGCTTCACCGTTAGCGCATCCCAAACTTTCTGAACTGATTGTAAAAGATTTTACAGATCTAGCTTCCCATAGCGACCAATTAATGGGTTACGATGGCTGTTTCTATTGCGCAGGAATTAGTTCCTTTGGCATGGATGAGGATAAATACAACCACATCACTTTTTATACCACAATCATGTTTGCAAAGGAACTTGCCAATGTGAATCCGAATATGGTCTTCTTTTACTTGTCTGGAGTTTATGCAGATAGTACGGAAAAGGGAAGAATAATGTGGGCAAGGATAAAAGGCAAAACAGAGAACGCATTAAATGAGCTTAATTTTAAAGCTGCTTACAGCTTTCGGCCAGGTTTTATTATTCCGATGAAAGCACAAAAAAATGTGAGGCCGATTTATAAAGGACTTAAGCTTATTTATCCTTTTGTTTTTCCAAATAAAATCCTGACTTATGATGAAATAGGAATTGCATTAGTTCGAATACTGACACTTGGATACAGCGCAACTAGTTTAGAAATAGAAGATTTAAAATTAATTGCCAAACAGGCTGAGCTGGATGAATAA
- a CDS encoding DUF6088 family protein: MKITDYIADSIDRLPKGYVFTYADFMGEVKSKEAVIKALNRMVSAGRINKLSKGKYFKPEKTAFGELAPPQYQIVKDLLEEDGKVTGYLTGHSIYAKLGLSTQIGNLIQIGKNEVRPEFKRGRYKISFVRQRNTITKENIPLLQVLDAMRNVKKIPDATISGSCFRFIELISQLNESEVKTLVRLSQKYPPSCRALLGAILEQLKRIEYLNVLKKSLNPITQYQLPGAGNVLPTSQNWNIV; this comes from the coding sequence ATGAAAATCACTGATTACATAGCAGATAGCATTGATAGGCTCCCTAAAGGGTATGTGTTCACCTATGCTGATTTTATGGGGGAGGTGAAAAGTAAAGAGGCGGTCATCAAAGCATTGAATCGGATGGTGTCTGCAGGAAGAATTAACAAACTATCGAAAGGGAAATACTTCAAGCCGGAGAAAACAGCTTTTGGGGAATTGGCACCTCCTCAGTATCAGATTGTCAAAGATTTATTGGAGGAAGACGGAAAGGTTACCGGGTATCTGACGGGGCATAGTATTTATGCGAAACTCGGATTGTCCACCCAGATTGGAAATCTTATTCAGATCGGGAAGAATGAGGTGAGACCTGAATTCAAAAGAGGGAGATATAAAATTTCCTTTGTACGTCAGCGCAATACCATTACGAAAGAAAACATCCCTCTTTTACAGGTTTTGGATGCAATGCGCAATGTCAAGAAAATCCCTGATGCCACCATTTCCGGATCCTGTTTCAGATTTATTGAATTGATTTCGCAATTGAATGAATCGGAAGTGAAAACACTGGTTCGCCTGTCTCAAAAATATCCCCCCTCATGCCGGGCGCTATTGGGGGCCATTTTGGAACAGCTCAAACGAATTGAATATTTGAATGTGCTAAAGAAATCGCTCAACCCGATTACTCAATATCAGCTTCCTGGTGCAGGAAATGTTTTGCCCACTTCTCAAAATTGGAATATTGTATGA